The following are from one region of the Sorghum bicolor cultivar BTx623 chromosome 2, Sorghum_bicolor_NCBIv3, whole genome shotgun sequence genome:
- the LOC8056183 gene encoding protein STRICTOSIDINE SYNTHASE-LIKE 10 encodes MAAAAATRSLHSFLVLLILLLPAAAAAASSSYETKSIDPGLVVMTLPEPVSGPESLAFDGRGGGPYSGVSDGRILRWQGRLRGWTEFAYNSKHKSMAVCAPDKKLVVPESLCGRPLGLQFHRRSGDLFIADAYLGLLRVAARGGLAEVVATEAGGEPFNFLNGLDVDQRTGDVYFTDSSTTYRRSDYLLVVALGDETGRLLRYDRRSRRVSVLQSGLSYPNGVAVSADGTHVVVAHTALCELRRYWVRGARAGTSDSETFAELPGYPDNLRADGRGGYWVALSNGVAAAGGGGEEAAPTVAVRVSREGNVTEALDGFSFVSVSEVAERGGALWVGSVDTPYAGALKRRTS; translated from the exons ATGGCGGCTGCGGCTGCCACTCGTTCACTGCATTCCTTCCTTGTACTGCTTATTCTCCTGTTGCccgcggctgcggctgcggcgtcGTCATCGTACGAAACCAAGTCCATAGATCCTGGACTCGTCGTGATGACGCTGCCGGAGCCGGTGTCCGGGCCGGAGAGTCTCGCCTTCGACGGGCGCGGCGGCGGGCCATACTCCGGCGTCTCCGACGGCCGCATCCTCCGGTGGCAAGGTCGCCTCCGGGGATGGACCGAGTTCGCCTACAACTCCAAGCATAA GAGCATGGCGGTGTGCGCGCCGGACAAGAAGCTGGTCGTGCCGGAGAGCCTGTGCGGGCGCCCGCTGGGCCTGCAGTTCCACCGGCGGTCCGGCGACCTTTTCATCGCCGATGCGTACCTGGGGCTGCTCAGGGTTGCCGCGCGCGGCGGGCTGGCGGAGGTCGTGGCGACGGAGGCCGGCGGCGAGCCGTTCAACTTCCTCAACGGACTCGACGTTGACCAGCGGACCGGCGACGTCTACTTTACTGACAGCAGCACCACGTACAGGAGGAG TGACTACCTGCTGGTGGTGGCGCTGGGCGACGAGACGGGCCGCCTGCTGCGCTACGACCGCCggagccgccgcgtgtccgtgcTCCAGTCGGGCCTCTCCTACCCGAACGGCGTGGCGGTGAGCGCGGACGGCACGCACGTGGTGGTGGCGCACACGGCGCTGTGCGAGCTGCGGAGGTACTGGGTCCGCGGCGCCCGGGCGGGcacctccgactccgagaccttCGCGGAGCTGCCGGGGTACCCGGACAACCTGCGCGCCGACGGCCGCGGCGGGTACTGGGTGGCGCTGAGCAACGGCGTCGCCgctgcgggcggcggcggcgaggaagcGGCGCCCACGGTCGCCGTCAGGGTCTCCCGCGAGGGCAACGTGACGGAGGCGCTGGACGGGTTCAGCTTCGTGTCCGTGAGCGAGGTGGCCGAGCGAGGCGGCGCGCTCTGGGTCGGGTCCGTCGACACGCCGTACGCCGGCGCGCTGAAGCGGCGTACCAGCTAG